The genomic window CAGGGAATCGAAAGCGTGAACCGCACCGGCCCGCCTGACCGCGACCACACCGGCTCCCGCCTTGCGCCGGAGCAGATCGCCTCCGGCCCGGACCGCCAGCCCGCATCGCTCGATCAATGCCTTCATGCTTGCGGACACGTCCGCGAAATAGGTCGGCGAACCCAGCAAAATGCCGTCCGCTTCGATCATTTTTGCCAGATATTCATTGAGTTCGTCCGTCTCGACGGCGCAGGTCCCGTCCTTGGTCTTGAAGCACGAATAACAGGCGGTACAGCCCTGAAGGGGTTTTCCCGCCAGCTGGATCAACTCCGTTTCGATGCCTTCCTTATCCAGTTCGGCAAGAACGGTCCTGAGGAGTATGGCGGTGTTTCCATCCTGTCGGGCACTGCCGTTGAATGCGACCACTTTCATGCGTCACCTCGCTGTGTGGGGACAGAAAAAGGAAAAGCCGCCGCCCGGAGCCCCTTCACTCAGGCGCGGCGGCAACGCGGCCGTCGCCTCGGGGCCGTCGTCGCATCTCACCTCTACCGCAAAAGCCGGACTCCATCAAGATTCATTTCCGTTGTTGACGGCAGTCCGCGGACGATCCGGGAAAAAACCCTTCCATTGAGAATGCGGGGTCGTCGGGAGAGCGCCTCGCTGGAAAACGACCGCTTGGGCCGTCCCGGACTCCCGTCGCGGTGCGTGCGATCAGCGGGGCGTCGTTGGCGCTCATCGCCGGAATTCGGAGAAACCCGCGATACGGCGTTCAGTGTGAAAATGCCCCGGCCTGGTAAATTTGCATGCTTCGTTGCGAGCCCCCGGCTCATGGCGGTTTATGATGAATGCGGGGAGTCATGGGGCGGGCCGGAGACCTTTCAACGAATCAAATCAATGGTTAATTTGGGTGAACAGATCGGCTTCAGGGGTGACTCATGAAGGTGCCGGCGGATCCCGGGGGGGAGGCGTTATGAAGCGGATTGCGTTTTTGATCGGCCTGGTGGTGCTGGCTGGTCCCGCATGGGCGGATTTTGAGTCCGGCAAGGCCGCCTATTCCCGCGGCGACTACGAGACGGCCTTCCGGGAATTTGAGATTCTGGCCAAGAAAGGTCATGCCGAAGCCCAGGTCGCGCTTGGGCAGATGCACCTCAAGGGGGAAGCCGTCGGGCAGAGTGACGTTGAAGCCGTGAAGTGGTTTCGGAAAGCTGCCGAACAGGGCAATTCCTTTGCGCAGGGAAAGCTCGGGGCCGCATACGAGGAAGGCAGGGGGGTTCCGAAGGACTATGTCAAGGCTTATATGTGGTTGATCCTCGCGGCGGCGCAGGGCGAAAGGGGAATGGCCGGATTTCGGGACCACATCGCGCAGAAAATGACTCCGGAACAGGTTGCGCGGGCTCAGGAAATGGCGCGAAACTGGAGGCCGAGGGTGGCAAAATGACTCGACCTGAAAACCCGGGAACAACCTCGATGAAGCGAGACATACCTGCGCATGGCGGTTCTATATGTCTGCTATGGACAGGCGGAGACCCCGGAACGGTTTCGATGCAGCGATACATTCCTGCCTGATCGCCGGCCGGAAGAGAAACACTGCTGAAAGACCGGCGATGTGAATTCAACTCGGCTTGCGGATGCTTCGTGCGGAGTTGCCGTCGGGAAGATCGTCCCGGTATGGGAAAATCGTGCCGGCAAGCAGGAAGAGAGCGTCTTCCGAGAAATTTCGCCCTGCAAGGCGGCCGCGAAGAAGTGTTCCGGAAGAAGGGTCGCACATCGGACGTCATTTCGATGGAGCCTGGTCGAAGGGAATCCGGCGCGCCTTTCCGGGCAGCCTCGGTACGCATTGCACAATGATTGTGTTGCGGAATGAGAAACCGCCTGTTCCGAAGGGATGCCGTCCTCGTTGTGTGCCGTCGCAGAGGCGTTGTTTCCGCCCGCGGCGGGAAGCCGGGAAACCTGTGGCGCGGGGCGGGAGCGGACCTAAGAAATGGTGCAACTGAAAGGTTGACAGTTGCCCGTCGGGGGGCTATAAGAGGGCGTTCAAGTGGGGATGTGGCTCAGTTGGGAGAGCGCCGCGTTCGCAACGCGGAGGTCAGGGGTTCGAATCCCCTCATCTCCACCAAGTAAAATCAAAGAGTTAATAATTCCCAATTTGCCCTCCAGCGTCGACGATCCATTCACCGGCGGTGAAATTAGACCGTTGCGTTCGGGACGCAGAGGTCCCCCTCCGAATCCAGTGGCTCCCCTTGCAGATAAAGTGATAGTGAGGCATGGTCTCGTTGCAGAAATTCAATCCGTGCGCCGACCACGCGCATTTGCCCCCTTCATATGGACATCCTTGTCTCTGGCGGGTTTTCGGGGCAGGCAGCAAGACCGAACAACGACAACCGACACGGAGTTGGACCGGATATGGCCGTTCCGCTGGCTGGGCATTTGCAGGCCCGCAAGAAAGCGCGCTTTCATGTCCAGGTGAAAATCGGGAATATTCCCACCGATATTCAGACCCCGGCGCAGGTGCTCGTTGAAGGCACCGTCGTTCGCATCTTTCGGAGTGACGGTAACCTGAGGCCTGGCGACCGGGTCGTTTTCCCGGTGTGGGTCTGCCGGCCGGGGGACGACGTCCCGGTGGGACCGGTCTGCGGGTTTCTGGATCGGCTTGCGTCCGCGACGCATATCGAAGTTTACCTGAACGGGGCCCCGCCGCGGTGCGATGTTGCCCTGGACGAGTGGCTGCCGCTGGAAACCGCTTCCGATGAGCCGCGCCTCACCGTGGAGGAGCTCGAACGACAGATCAGGGAAGCACGCAAGAAGAAACGCAGATGGTGGTGGTTCCGGCCGAACACAACACCGTGACCGCCGGAACGCCGCGTTTCAACAGAACCCTGCCTTTCGGGCATTTCCCCGCCGGGTCTGGCTGTTCGGGCCTGTTGGCGACAGGGTTACAGGCACCCCGGCTGGAGGGATTTGGACCTCGAGGGCGGGCATGGTTTACACACCGGCCGCCGTCAATGGATGGTCGGCAGTCGTTTGCCCGGCGAGGGGTCTTCCCGTCGGTCAGTTTCCGCCTGCATCGTATTTGATGGTCAGGTAATGCTCAAGGCCTGTAGTTGTCAACGTAGTGCCTGTGACATACAGATTCCCGCCACCGCCGACGACCATGGAACTGCCGGAAGCCTGCTCGTATCGTCTCACCCATTTCTGATTTCCGTTCTCGTCGTAGTTGATGGTGGCACAATCATAAGTTTTGCCTGAGGAATCTGAATCCGACCAGCCTGTAACATAGACATTTCCTTTGCCGTCCAAGGCGATGGCCGAGGCGGAGTCACCCCCATTGGCCGGACCGTTGTAGCGTTTCACCCATTTCCGGTTTCCATTCGCGTCGTACTTGACGGTTGCATAATCTTCGCCTGAAGAAGTTCCCTCCGAAACGCCGGTGACATAGACATTCCCTGCGCCGTCCAGGGCGATGGCATGGGCAAAGTCACTGCCATTGGCCGGACCGTTGTAACGCTTCACCCATTTCCGGCTTCCATTGGCGTCGTATTTGACGATTAGATAATCGTACCCTGAGGATGTTCTTTTTATCTGGCCCGCGACATAGACATTCCCGGTGTCGTCCACGGCGATGGACGAAGTCATGCCGCTGGATCGCGTCACCCATTTCCGGTTTCCATCCGAGTCGTATTTGATGGTCACAGTGCCCGTGACGTAGACATTCGCGCTGTCGTCCAGGGCAATGGCGTATGCTCCGCCGTCGAATCGCCTGATCCATATGCAATTCCCGTCGGCATC from Syntrophobacter fumaroxidans MPOB includes these protein-coding regions:
- a CDS encoding flavodoxin family protein; translated protein: MKVVAFNGSARQDGNTAILLRTVLAELDKEGIETELIQLAGKPLQGCTACYSCFKTKDGTCAVETDELNEYLAKMIEADGILLGSPTYFADVSASMKALIERCGLAVRAGGDLLRRKAGAGVVAVRRAGAVHAFDSLNYFFTISQMIVVGSSYWNIGIGMDPGDVHRDEEGLQTMRTLGENMAWLLKKLR
- a CDS encoding tetratricopeptide repeat protein, whose amino-acid sequence is MKRIAFLIGLVVLAGPAWADFESGKAAYSRGDYETAFREFEILAKKGHAEAQVALGQMHLKGEAVGQSDVEAVKWFRKAAEQGNSFAQGKLGAAYEEGRGVPKDYVKAYMWLILAAAQGERGMAGFRDHIAQKMTPEQVARAQEMARNWRPRVAK
- a CDS encoding SBBP repeat-containing protein, with translation MLKIRPGFLMRWRLNLFFAFAAFFCTLGCAAAVSAEWVKEYDGPGNGRDYSTAIAVDGGGNVYVTGHSDGISTSLDSDYATIKYSANGSREWVARYDGPASDSDSPTGIAVDGDGNVYVTGRSSAVVSEFEGDYDFATVKYDTDGNQKWVTRYGTLEGIHDIPAGVAVDGLGNVYVAGGSTDGTLCLDATVIKYDADGNCIWIRRFDGGAYAIALDDSANVYVTGTVTIKYDSDGNRKWVTRSSGMTSSIAVDDTGNVYVAGQIKRTSSGYDYLIVKYDANGSRKWVKRYNGPANGSDFAHAIALDGAGNVYVTGVSEGTSSGEDYATVKYDANGNRKWVKRYNGPANGGDSASAIALDGKGNVYVTGWSDSDSSGKTYDCATINYDENGNQKWVRRYEQASGSSMVVGGGGNLYVTGTTLTTTGLEHYLTIKYDAGGN